The following proteins are co-located in the Ailuropoda melanoleuca isolate Jingjing chromosome 13, ASM200744v2, whole genome shotgun sequence genome:
- the SLCO4A1 gene encoding LOW QUALITY PROTEIN: solute carrier organic anion transporter family member 4A1 (The sequence of the model RefSeq protein was modified relative to this genomic sequence to represent the inferred CDS: inserted 2 bases in 1 codon), which yields MPQHSVGDKPLVSVPQLVFPSPPSATDGGCGHTPSGRRASLGSPLSHGALCSAAHSPLDSCSQPLCLPHAEKHGPRAAPQMHYVSAGPQSVVCGWRAFAPKCLQAFNTPRGFLVFLCAAAFLQGMTVNGFINTVITSIERRYDLHSYQSGLIASAYDVAACLCLTFVSYFGGNGHKPRWLGRGVLVMGAGSLVFALPHFTAGAYEVEGAEGVGTCGANRSVACRDSASGLSGYRLVFMLGQFLHGVGATPLYTLGVTFLDENVKSSYSPVYIAVFYTAAILGPAAGYLLGGALLNIYTEVGRQTELTTESPLWVGAWWVGFLGAGAAAFLIAIPILGYPRQLPGSQRYVVMRVSETQQLKDSGHKEASNPDFGKTIRDLPLSIWLLLKNPTFILLCLAGATEATLIAGMSTFGPKFLESQFSLSASEAATLFGYLVVPAGGGGTFLGGFLVNKFKLRGSGIVXLCLLCTLSSLLAVFVFFIHCPNVPMAGVTANYSGSIPALTATLRCVCDRQRSFALGIQWIVVRTLGGIPGPIAFGWVIDKACLLWQDQCGQQGSCFVYQNSAMSRYMLISGLVYKGRRXACNAQCACGPEQYSPVCGSDGLTYYSPCHAGCHGEAAPGTGGQKVYRDCSCVPQNFSSGFGHATAGKCTSTCQRKPLLLVFIFVVILFTFLSSIPALTATLRCVCDRQRSFALGIQWIVVRTLGGIPGPIAFGWVIDKACLLWQDQCGQQGSCFVYQNSAMSRYMLISGLVYKVLGFLFFAIACLLYKPPSESPNRLEASLPSQSSASDTPMDLRDAPTALQLQSDV from the exons ATGCCTCAGCACTCGGTGGGGGACAAGCCCTTGGTCTCCGTGCCGCAGCTGGTCTTCCCAAGCCCACCCTCGGCCACGGACGGCGGGTGCGGCCACACGCCCTCCGGCAGGCGGGCGTCCCTCGGCTCGCCCCTGAGCCACGGCGCCCTGTGTTCCGCCGCACACAGCCCCCTGGACTCCTGCAGCCAGCCGCTGTGCCTGCCGCACGCTGAGAAGCATGGCCCCCGGGCCGCCCCCCAGATGCACTACGTGTCGGCTGGGCCACAGAGCGTGGTGTGTGGCTGGCGGGCCTTCGCGCCCAAGTGCCTGCAGGCCTTCAACACGCCCAGGGGCTTCCTGGTCTTCCTGTGCGCGGCGGCCTTCCTGCAGGGCATGACCGTGAACGGCTTCATCAACACGGTCATCACGTCCATCGAGCGCCGCTACGACCTGCACAGCTACCAGAGCGGCCTCATCGCCAGCGCCTACGACGTGGCCGCCTGCCTGTGTCTCACCTTTGTCAGCTATTTCGGGGGCAATGGACACAAGCCCCGCTGGCTGGGCCGGGGCGTGCTGGTCATGGGCGCCGGCTCGCTGGTGTTCGCGCTGCCGCACTTCACCGCGGGCGCCTATGAGGTGGAGGGCGCCGAGGGCGTCGGGACGTGCGGGGCCAACCGCAGCGTGGCATGCAGGGACAGTGCCTCGGGCCTGTCCGGCTACCGGCTGGTCTTCATGCTGGGCCAGTTCCTGCACGGCGTCGGCGCCACGCCCCTCTACACGTTGGGCGTCACCTTCCTGGACGAGAACGTCAAGTCCAGCTACTCACCTGTCTACATCG CCGTCTTCTACACGGCAGCCATCCTCGGCCCCGCCGCCGGTTACCTGCTCGGAGGCGCCCTGCTCAACATTTACACAGAAGTCGGCCGCCA GACGGAGCTGACCACCGAGAGCCCGCTGTGGGTCGGCGCCTGGTGGGTGGGTTTCCTGGGCGCGGGAGCTGCCGCCTTCCTCATTGCCATCCCCATCCTCGGCTACCCCCGGCAGCTGCCAG GCTCCCAACGCTACGTGGTGATGAGAGTGTCGGAAACACAGCAGCTAAAGGACAGCGGTCACAAGGAGGCCAGCAACCCCGACTTCGGGAAAACCATCAGAGATCTGCCCCT CTCCATCTGGCTCCTCCTGAAAAACCCCACATTCATCTTGCTCTGTCTGGCCGGGGCCACGGAGGCCACGCTCATCGCCGGCATGTCCACCTTTGGCCCCAAGTTCCTGGAGTCCCAGTTCAGCCTGAGCGCCTCAGAAGCTGCCACCTTGTTTG ggtACCTGGTGGTGCCGGCGGGCGGTGGCGGAACGTTTCTGGGCGGCTTCCTCGTGAACAAGTTCAAGCTCCGTGGCTCGGGCATCGT ATTGTGTCTGCTCTGCACCCTGAGCAGCCTGCTGGCCGTCTTCGTGTTCTTCATCCACTGCCCCAACGTGCCCATGGCGGGCGTGACGGCCAACTACAGCGGCAG CATTCCTGCGCTGACGGCAACGTTACG GTGTGTCTGTGACCGGCAGAGATCCTTTGCACTGGGAATCCAGTGGATTGTGGTCAGAACTCTAG GGGGCATCCCAGGGCCCATCGCCTTTGGCTGGGTGATTGACAAGGCGTGCCTGCTCTGGCAGGACCAGTGTGGCCAGCAGGGCTCCTGCTTCGTGTACCAGAACTCGGCCATGAGCCGGTACATGCTTATATCCGGGCTGGTGTACAAG GGCCGGAGGTTNGCCTGCAACGCCCAGTGTGCCTGCGGGCCCGAGCAGTACAGCCCCGTGTGCGGCTCCGACGGCCTCACGTACTACTCTCCCTGCCACGCGGGCTGCCACGGGGAGGCTGCGCCTGGCACGGGCGGCCAGAAG GTGTACCGAGACTGTAGCTGTGTCCCTCAGAATTTTTCCTCTGGTTTTGGCCATGCTACTGCAGGGAAATGCACTTCAACTTGTCAAAGAAAGCCCCTCCTTCTGGTTTTCATATTCGTTGTAATTCTCTTTACATTCCTCAGCAGCATTCCTGCGCTGACGGCAACGTTACG GTGTGTCTGTGACCGGCAGAGATCCTTTGCACTGGGAATCCAGTGGATTGTGGTCAGAACTCTAG GGGGCATCCCAGGGCCCATCGCCTTTGGCTGGGTGATTGACAAGGCGTGCCTGCTCTGGCAGGACCAGTGTGGCCAGCAGGGCTCCTGCTTCGTGTACCAGAACTCGGCCATGAGCCGGTACATGCTTATATCCGGGCTGGTGTACAAG GTGCTGGGTTTCCTATTCTTTGCCATCGCCTGCCTCCTGTACAAACCGCCCTCGGAGTCTCCCAACAGACTGGAAGCTTCTCTGCCCAGCCAGTCCTCGGCCTCAGACACCCCCATGGACCTCCGGGATGCCCCCACAGCCCTCCAGCTCCAGAGTGACGTCTGA